From Chryseobacterium sp. H1D6B, a single genomic window includes:
- a CDS encoding carboxypeptidase regulatory-like domain-containing protein: MIKKLSLVSLFTLLPASFYFAQTTVFAYLKDADGKPIERAEVDVKGNGNDVTADKIGYFQLVDLQPGHYQIMITKSNYESKVMEFDVINDEKRKDLGTITLYPTLTNADQGLAIIDSDDDEGGNSSQASTVGLLQSSQDVFSRIAAFDLGFYWFRPRGIDGRYGETMLNGVSMIKSDNGNVDFGNWGGLNEITRYPEIASNHSPSEYAFGGNSSVIYKNTKASDYRKGFQFTQSLTNRNYRNRTSLRYSSGMNSKGWAFTVMGARRWADEGIQEGTFYDAYGAYLGVEKKFNDKHSMTFNFIAAPYRRSTASPSTQEVYDYRGVHYNSYWGYQNGEQRSERVRKGFQPIFQMQDFWKIDKKSSLWTSVSYQFGKDKGSRLDWQNVQNPSPTYYRNLPSYYDSLDPNASVMDPNGTMTTAQDAYRTSLAAWNSGDPNVTQLNWDNLYRRNMQQPDGTYYGQTGKRALYYLVNDVSDDKIFNASTHFIHNFNDTTKFLLNISYQNYRSEQYREVNDLLGADFVLNRDPFAATNQPGKSGLYNEGEENVAKRVGDRMTYDYIFRRQEFKVNPGLKLSTGNFDVFISALAGYSSSSREGLFNHYLYKDSKGDSGDYNFWNYGLKGQIVYKLNGRNFFVYNGAYYSQAPYLEDLFINPRVNSAVAPNVKNMVVNANDLSYVMSTPFLKLRLTGYLVDTSNETTVQRFFADGIQLNNADDQGNQTVVQSAFITQVMTDVKKRNIGAELGIDIKIIPTLSLQGLASYGQYTYQNDPRAYFASDATGVFANGLSYADVGKAYIKNYRQGGTPQQAYSLGFRYNSPKYWWFGANWNYFDDNYLDPSALVRTESFVQNNNSSTPYANLTESELRRVLQPNKLPSSFFLNANAGKSWVIGKYYVLISASVNNILDNKRYITGGFEQTRNAKYPDFAQDNDREFTLFAPKYWYTQGRSYFVNLQFRF; this comes from the coding sequence ATGATTAAAAAACTATCATTAGTCTCTTTATTTACTTTGCTTCCAGCATCGTTTTATTTTGCGCAGACCACTGTATTTGCGTATCTTAAAGATGCTGATGGAAAGCCCATTGAAAGGGCAGAAGTAGATGTAAAAGGGAATGGGAATGATGTAACGGCCGACAAAATTGGATATTTCCAGCTTGTTGATCTGCAGCCGGGACATTACCAAATTATGATTACGAAATCCAATTACGAAAGCAAAGTAATGGAGTTTGATGTGATCAACGATGAGAAAAGAAAAGATTTAGGGACTATTACCCTGTATCCTACTCTTACCAATGCAGATCAAGGATTAGCTATTATAGACAGCGATGATGACGAAGGCGGCAACAGCAGCCAGGCGTCTACAGTAGGATTGCTACAGTCTTCGCAGGATGTATTCAGCAGAATCGCTGCATTCGATCTAGGTTTCTACTGGTTCCGTCCAAGAGGAATTGACGGTAGATATGGAGAAACTATGCTGAATGGTGTCTCTATGATCAAATCTGACAATGGTAATGTTGATTTTGGAAACTGGGGAGGTCTTAATGAAATTACAAGATACCCTGAAATTGCATCCAATCATTCACCTTCCGAATACGCTTTCGGAGGAAACAGCTCTGTTATTTATAAAAATACCAAAGCGAGTGATTATAGAAAAGGTTTTCAGTTTACCCAATCTTTAACGAACAGAAATTACAGAAACAGAACATCTTTAAGATACAGCTCTGGAATGAACAGCAAAGGCTGGGCATTTACAGTAATGGGGGCTAGAAGATGGGCTGACGAAGGTATTCAGGAAGGAACTTTCTATGATGCTTACGGTGCTTATTTAGGTGTGGAGAAAAAGTTTAATGACAAACACAGCATGACATTCAACTTTATTGCTGCTCCATACAGAAGATCCACTGCGAGCCCAAGTACACAAGAAGTGTATGATTACAGAGGTGTACATTACAATTCTTATTGGGGATATCAAAACGGTGAGCAGAGAAGTGAGAGAGTAAGAAAAGGTTTTCAGCCGATCTTCCAAATGCAGGATTTCTGGAAAATTGATAAAAAATCAAGCCTTTGGACTTCGGTATCTTATCAGTTCGGAAAAGACAAAGGTTCTCGTTTAGACTGGCAGAATGTACAGAATCCTTCGCCAACCTATTACAGAAATTTACCAAGTTATTATGATTCTTTAGATCCTAATGCTTCAGTAATGGATCCTAACGGAACTATGACTACAGCACAGGATGCTTATAGAACTTCTTTAGCCGCTTGGAATTCCGGCGATCCAAATGTTACTCAATTAAACTGGGATAATCTTTACAGAAGAAATATGCAGCAGCCTGACGGGACCTATTATGGTCAGACAGGAAAAAGAGCTTTATATTATTTAGTAAATGATGTAAGTGATGATAAAATTTTTAATGCTTCAACCCACTTTATCCATAACTTTAATGATACAACTAAATTTTTATTAAACATCTCATATCAAAACTACCGTTCTGAGCAGTACAGAGAAGTGAATGATCTTTTAGGAGCTGATTTTGTACTTAACAGAGATCCTTTTGCCGCTACAAACCAGCCTGGGAAATCAGGATTGTATAATGAAGGAGAAGAGAATGTTGCTAAGAGAGTAGGAGATAGAATGACTTATGATTATATCTTCAGAAGACAAGAATTTAAAGTAAATCCAGGATTAAAACTTTCTACTGGAAATTTTGATGTATTTATTTCTGCTCTTGCAGGATACTCTTCTTCAAGCAGAGAGGGATTATTTAATCACTATTTATATAAGGATTCTAAAGGAGACAGCGGAGATTATAATTTCTGGAATTATGGATTGAAAGGGCAGATTGTTTATAAATTAAACGGAAGAAATTTCTTTGTTTATAACGGTGCTTACTATTCACAAGCTCCTTATTTAGAGGATTTATTTATCAATCCAAGAGTAAATTCAGCGGTTGCGCCTAACGTGAAAAACATGGTAGTGAATGCTAATGACCTTAGTTATGTAATGTCTACACCATTCTTGAAATTAAGATTAACAGGATACTTAGTTGATACAAGTAATGAAACAACGGTACAGAGATTCTTTGCTGATGGTATTCAATTAAATAATGCTGACGATCAAGGAAACCAGACTGTAGTTCAAAGTGCATTTATTACCCAGGTAATGACAGATGTGAAAAAAAGAAACATAGGAGCTGAATTAGGTATTGATATTAAAATTATTCCTACTTTATCTTTACAAGGTTTAGCGAGTTACGGACAGTACACTTACCAGAATGATCCTAGAGCTTATTTCGCATCAGATGCTACAGGTGTTTTCGCTAATGGTCTTTCTTACGCTGATGTTGGAAAAGCTTATATCAAGAATTATCGTCAGGGAGGTACTCCTCAGCAGGCTTATTCATTAGGATTTAGATACAATTCTCCTAAATACTGGTGGTTTGGTGCAAACTGGAATTATTTTGATGACAATTATTTAGATCCATCTGCATTGGTAAGAACAGAATCATTTGTTCAGAATAATAATTCTTCTACCCCTTATGCTAATTTAACAGAATCAGAGCTTAGAAGAGTATTACAGCCTAATAAATTACCTTCTTCATTCTTCCTTAATGCAAATGCAGGTAAATCATGGGTTATTGGAAAATACTATGTTTTAATTTCTGCTTCCGTAAATAATATTTTAGATAACAAAAGATATATTACAGGAGGTTTTGAACAGACAAGAAATGCTAAATACCCTGATTTTGCACAGGATAATGATAGAGAATTTACTTTGTTTGCCCCTAAATATTGGTACACTCAAGGAAGATCTTACTTTGTTAATTTACAGTTCAGATTTTAA
- a CDS encoding DUF5689 domain-containing protein → MNIKKYLSLVTVASFAAISITSCVQKDEWETPPINCTNKFPAATISMADFKAQAPATGFLLITTDQIFDGYVVSSDENGNFYKTISFQDKAENPTAGLQIEVDKSSNYADFPVGAHIRINAKGLRLGLDRGSVKIGSVDPTFAIGRIPGSLVSRYVAGVCNGNGLEVVAIKPTVVANLAEAKNDKYINTLVKVSNTQFAIGETYPINKTFIDYVAGAGVDTDRTLEDASGNSVALRNSGFFSEGAKLLPKGNGDITFVVSRYNTTWQMLIRKTSDINFTGARVDPTPPKGGTAITYSGSFIENFESYSLTPANLEVYPKYINDPLLGNRYWQLKTFNNNKYIQLGANSGSGSYVTYFIVPVDFTAANSLKFDFNVGFYNGNPFKVYTTTNYTPLGDITAATLTDISSAFPVPTTPVSGYGTLAPAGQYNFPAALTGNGFVVFEYSGSSAGITTTMQLDNIQIQ, encoded by the coding sequence ATGAATATAAAAAAATACTTAAGTTTAGTTACTGTAGCTTCATTTGCTGCAATTTCTATTACCTCTTGTGTACAAAAAGATGAGTGGGAAACTCCCCCTATCAACTGTACAAATAAATTTCCTGCCGCTACTATATCAATGGCTGATTTTAAAGCTCAGGCGCCGGCTACAGGATTTCTTTTGATCACAACAGATCAGATTTTTGACGGTTACGTTGTTTCTTCTGATGAAAATGGAAACTTCTATAAAACAATTTCATTTCAGGATAAAGCAGAAAATCCTACTGCAGGATTACAGATTGAAGTTGACAAATCTAGTAACTATGCTGATTTCCCAGTGGGAGCGCATATCAGAATTAATGCTAAAGGGTTGAGATTAGGTCTTGACAGAGGGTCTGTAAAGATTGGTTCTGTTGACCCTACTTTTGCAATTGGAAGAATTCCGGGATCTTTAGTAAGCAGATATGTTGCTGGAGTTTGCAACGGGAATGGATTAGAAGTGGTTGCTATCAAACCGACAGTAGTAGCTAACCTGGCAGAAGCTAAAAATGACAAGTATATCAATACACTTGTAAAGGTTTCTAATACTCAGTTTGCTATTGGTGAAACTTATCCAATAAACAAAACTTTTATTGATTATGTAGCAGGTGCTGGAGTAGACACTGATAGAACTTTAGAAGATGCTTCTGGAAATTCTGTTGCTCTAAGAAATTCTGGATTCTTTTCTGAAGGAGCTAAACTTCTTCCAAAAGGAAACGGAGATATTACATTTGTTGTCAGCCGTTACAATACAACTTGGCAGATGCTTATCAGAAAAACAAGTGATATTAACTTCACAGGAGCAAGAGTAGACCCTACGCCGCCAAAAGGAGGTACAGCAATTACATATTCTGGTTCTTTCATTGAAAACTTTGAAAGCTATTCACTTACTCCTGCAAACTTAGAAGTATATCCTAAATATATCAATGATCCTCTTCTTGGTAACAGATATTGGCAGTTAAAGACTTTCAACAATAATAAGTATATCCAGTTAGGAGCAAATTCTGGTTCTGGAAGTTATGTAACTTATTTCATTGTACCTGTTGATTTTACAGCAGCAAACTCATTGAAATTTGATTTCAATGTTGGATTCTATAATGGGAACCCTTTTAAAGTGTATACCACTACAAATTATACGCCGCTGGGTGATATTACTGCAGCAACACTGACAGATATTTCTTCAGCATTTCCTGTTCCTACTACACCAGTTTCTGGTTACGGAACTTTAGCACCTGCTGGACAATATAACTTCCCTGCAGCTCTTACAGGAAATGGATTCGTTGTTTTTGAATACTCAGGATCTTCTGCAGGTATTACAACAACAATGCAGTTGGATAACATCCAAATTCAATAA
- a CDS encoding AidA/PixA family protein — protein METQQNALIKELDILAVIDTDYVKFNYPLQSKDPDNPIEIDKNCLYIIVPSINQISGPDVSFKARLWDHILFRGISISQNSDDAVIIYNINYGSGKRLFHNFIYEGVTREHAVVPDPSSSNGLPADTTAITFSSLDTKVKGRGTGTIDIYFALYIIDPKDSNNQILHSYYSCSSAITIK, from the coding sequence ATGGAAACACAACAAAATGCTCTAATTAAAGAACTTGATATCCTGGCAGTCATTGACACTGATTATGTTAAATTCAATTACCCTCTTCAAAGCAAGGATCCCGATAATCCTATAGAAATTGACAAAAATTGTCTGTACATCATTGTTCCAAGTATCAATCAGATATCCGGGCCAGATGTCAGTTTTAAAGCGAGATTATGGGATCATATATTGTTTAGGGGGATTTCGATATCTCAAAACTCAGATGATGCAGTTATTATTTATAACATTAATTATGGGTCTGGAAAGCGTCTTTTTCACAATTTCATCTATGAAGGAGTTACCAGAGAACACGCCGTTGTTCCTGACCCCTCTTCATCCAATGGTCTGCCGGCAGATACTACAGCTATTACCTTTTCTTCTCTTGATACAAAAGTAAAAGGAAGAGGGACAGGAACTATTGATATTTATTTTGCTTTATATATTATTGACCCGAAGGACAGCAATAATCAAATACTACACAGCTATTATTCCTGCTCTTCAGCTATAACTATAAAATAA
- a CDS encoding inclusion body family protein yields the protein MDTQKSSSQEIDVIVVIDTDYVRSHYSNPSKDPNNPTGIDHNSQHMIVSNANAISGQGTADLNFSAKAGDSVAFRSTSIYQNSDEAVIIYNIKYWSGDQVFNNFVYNAVTRQKAVVPNYNSNNGLPANHANITFSSFDSKVRGTGKENFYVQFALYILDPNDSNNQILFGYYYWDPTITVK from the coding sequence ATGGACACACAAAAATCTTCAAGCCAAGAAATCGATGTTATAGTAGTAATCGATACAGATTATGTAAGATCTCATTATTCAAACCCTAGTAAGGATCCTAATAATCCTACAGGAATTGATCATAACAGCCAGCATATGATCGTTTCAAATGCTAATGCTATTTCAGGTCAAGGTACTGCTGATTTAAATTTCAGCGCTAAAGCAGGTGACAGCGTAGCCTTTAGAAGTACATCAATTTACCAGAACTCTGATGAAGCAGTAATCATTTACAATATTAAATATTGGTCTGGAGATCAAGTATTTAATAATTTCGTATACAATGCGGTAACAAGACAAAAAGCAGTTGTTCCAAATTATAATTCAAATAACGGTCTGCCTGCAAACCACGCAAACATTACATTTTCCAGCTTTGATTCAAAAGTAAGAGGAACAGGGAAAGAGAATTTTTACGTTCAATTTGCATTATACATTCTAGATCCAAATGACAGTAACAATCAAATATTATTTGGTTATTATTATTGGGATCCAACAATTACAGTTAAGTAG
- a CDS encoding DUF6702 family protein has protein sequence MKKLLYISGILTFFVLMSFMYVDFFSSMTKVDYIDGSKTLKFTTKMNTGHISDAIKINPNTAGFEAEVKKYVNNNFDVYVNGSPKTITFTGSQVSGETVWVYFETGGVSDITNLKIKNTILLSAFPKQINIVSVAYKGTQRVMNFQRGKEVNEVSF, from the coding sequence ATGAAAAAACTTTTATATATATCAGGAATTTTAACATTTTTTGTGTTAATGAGTTTTATGTATGTAGACTTTTTCTCTTCAATGACAAAGGTGGATTATATTGACGGCAGCAAAACATTGAAGTTTACCACAAAGATGAATACAGGTCACATTTCAGATGCCATTAAAATAAATCCAAATACCGCAGGATTTGAAGCTGAAGTAAAGAAATACGTAAATAATAACTTCGACGTGTATGTTAATGGTTCTCCTAAAACGATCACCTTTACAGGAAGTCAGGTAAGCGGAGAAACAGTATGGGTATATTTTGAAACCGGAGGAGTTTCAGATATCACTAACTTAAAGATAAAAAATACGATACTTCTAAGTGCTTTTCCTAAACAGATCAACATTGTGAGTGTTGCTTATAAAGGAACGCAGAGAGTAATGAATTTCCAGCGAGGAAAAGAAGTCAATGAAGTTTCTTTTTAA
- a CDS encoding TIGR00730 family Rossman fold protein produces the protein MGIDGMRDESLINPELDSNETKLQNSFRQKTWDEIITKDSWMVFKVMAEFVDGYEKLSKIGPCVSIFGSARLKPGSKYYEMAVEIAEKITKLGFGIITGGGPGIMEAGNKGAFNAKGRSIGLNIDLPFEQHFNPYINKSYSMNFDYFFVRKVMFVKYSQGFVVMPGGFGTLDELTEAITLIQTNKIGKFPIVLIGSEFWGGLLEWFRTTLVKEGMIAADDLNLYRVVDTADEAVAHIKAFYDKYSVNVNF, from the coding sequence ATGGGAATTGACGGAATGAGGGATGAAAGTTTAATAAATCCGGAACTCGATAGCAACGAAACAAAATTACAAAACAGCTTCAGACAAAAAACTTGGGATGAAATTATCACCAAAGACAGCTGGATGGTCTTTAAAGTAATGGCTGAATTTGTAGACGGCTATGAAAAACTCTCTAAAATAGGACCTTGCGTCTCTATTTTCGGATCAGCAAGATTAAAACCTGGAAGTAAGTATTACGAAATGGCCGTAGAAATCGCTGAAAAGATCACCAAGTTAGGTTTTGGAATCATTACCGGTGGCGGTCCTGGAATTATGGAAGCCGGGAATAAAGGAGCCTTCAATGCTAAAGGAAGATCCATCGGTTTGAACATAGACCTTCCTTTTGAGCAGCATTTCAACCCATACATTAACAAATCCTATTCAATGAATTTTGATTACTTTTTTGTAAGAAAAGTAATGTTTGTAAAATATTCTCAAGGATTTGTGGTAATGCCCGGAGGTTTTGGAACGCTGGATGAGCTTACGGAAGCTATAACCCTAATTCAAACCAATAAAATTGGGAAATTCCCTATCGTTTTAATAGGTTCTGAATTTTGGGGAGGATTATTAGAATGGTTTAGAACAACTCTAGTAAAAGAAGGAATGATTGCAGCAGATGATTTAAATCTTTATAGAGTTGTAGATACCGCTGATGAAGCCGTAGCGCACATCAAGGCATTCTACGATAAATATTCTGTGAACGTAAATTTTTAA
- a CDS encoding nucleotidyltransferase family protein: MKALIFAAGKGTRLKPFTDHHPKALAKVNGIPLLERNIKYLKSFGITDFVINIHHFGNQIVEFLKENNNFECHVELSDEADELLETGGGLIFARKFLDHGEDFLIMNADILTNININNFVEYHKNIKDFATLAVSDRDSSRKLLFNDEMVLRGWLNVQTGEQRLAEFNKGFKPLAFSGVHCINPVIFEKIKRTGKFSIMEEYLDLMQTERIHGFVHDSVLIDVGRPESIIEAEKHFK, translated from the coding sequence ATGAAAGCTTTAATTTTTGCAGCAGGAAAAGGCACCAGGCTTAAACCTTTTACAGATCATCACCCTAAAGCGTTGGCAAAAGTTAACGGCATCCCGCTTTTAGAAAGAAACATCAAGTATCTTAAAAGTTTTGGAATTACCGATTTTGTCATTAATATTCATCATTTTGGAAATCAGATTGTTGAATTTCTAAAGGAAAATAATAATTTCGAATGCCATGTTGAACTCTCCGATGAAGCAGACGAACTGCTGGAAACCGGAGGTGGTTTGATTTTTGCTAGAAAGTTTCTTGATCATGGGGAAGATTTCTTGATTATGAACGCTGATATTCTAACTAATATAAATATTAACAACTTCGTTGAATATCATAAAAATATCAAAGATTTCGCTACTTTAGCCGTTTCAGACAGAGACAGTTCGAGAAAACTGCTTTTCAACGATGAAATGGTTTTAAGAGGCTGGCTGAATGTACAGACCGGTGAGCAAAGATTAGCTGAATTTAACAAAGGGTTTAAGCCCTTAGCATTTAGCGGTGTCCATTGCATCAACCCCGTCATCTTTGAAAAAATAAAAAGAACAGGCAAATTTTCTATTATGGAAGAATATCTGGATCTGATGCAGACAGAACGTATACATGGCTTTGTACATGACAGCGTTTTGATCGATGTAGGAAGGCCAGAATCTATAATAGAAGCAGAAAAACATTTTAAATAA
- a CDS encoding RNase adapter RapZ, with the protein MLHIDIHSFSYKKGGIPKDESGNGGGFAFDCRGILNPGRVEEYKSQTGNDIGVQEFLETKTEMPAFLELVKNIVSINIDNYLDRGFENLQINFGCTGGQHRSVYCAIKTAEFIREKYTEGIEIKIHHDEQPQLNKQV; encoded by the coding sequence ATGTTACACATCGACATACACAGTTTTTCTTATAAAAAAGGAGGCATTCCTAAAGATGAATCAGGAAATGGAGGCGGTTTTGCTTTCGACTGCAGAGGAATTCTCAATCCCGGAAGAGTGGAAGAATACAAAAGCCAGACAGGAAATGATATTGGTGTTCAGGAATTTTTAGAAACAAAAACTGAAATGCCTGCATTTTTAGAACTGGTAAAAAACATAGTATCTATTAATATTGATAATTATTTAGACCGCGGTTTTGAAAATCTCCAGATCAATTTTGGTTGTACCGGCGGACAGCACAGATCAGTATACTGCGCAATAAAAACAGCGGAATTCATCCGTGAAAAATATACCGAAGGAATAGAAATAAAGATTCATCACGACGAACAGCCCCAACTTAATAAGCAGGTCTAA
- a CDS encoding phosphotransferase: MTSENAKRFFENYTGEKSSEFVTLAQSGSARVNFSAEAGNKKYIITYNENIPENESFFYFTEIFSSLKLNTPNIFSISKDRKLYIQEFLGENTLSEIISKEGLSENTKSLVKQTLKKLFELQTLTKGKIDFTKTFEYESYDELPVTHDLYYFKNFIADVLELDYHKSALLKEFKRLVVLIEGLEPKGIMIRDFQARNIMVNESNEVSFIDYQSSMKGPLMYDVISFLFQAKANFPEEFKNEMLESYIQQFENQEIKLQLNKSVKPLQLMRFLQVLGAYGFRGLIQRKQHFIASIGKGIENITQFALSWDTMKDYPELEKIIKQLGSEDTKLKINKIISS; encoded by the coding sequence ATGACATCTGAAAACGCAAAACGATTTTTTGAAAACTATACTGGTGAAAAATCTTCTGAGTTCGTCACATTGGCTCAAAGCGGTTCTGCGAGGGTGAATTTCTCGGCAGAAGCCGGAAATAAAAAGTACATCATCACTTACAATGAAAATATTCCAGAGAATGAAAGTTTTTTTTATTTTACAGAAATTTTTTCCAGCTTAAAACTTAATACACCCAATATTTTCAGCATCTCCAAAGACCGAAAATTATATATTCAGGAGTTTTTAGGAGAAAATACTCTTTCTGAAATTATTTCAAAGGAAGGATTATCTGAAAATACAAAATCTTTAGTAAAGCAGACCTTAAAAAAACTCTTCGAACTTCAGACCCTGACCAAAGGAAAAATAGATTTCACAAAAACCTTTGAATATGAAAGCTATGATGAACTTCCGGTAACACACGATTTATATTATTTTAAAAATTTTATTGCTGACGTTCTTGAGCTTGATTATCATAAATCAGCTCTTTTGAAAGAATTTAAAAGACTGGTTGTTCTGATTGAAGGCCTTGAACCAAAAGGAATAATGATACGTGATTTCCAGGCAAGAAATATTATGGTCAACGAAAGCAATGAGGTCTCATTTATTGATTATCAATCTTCCATGAAAGGTCCATTGATGTATGATGTTATCTCTTTTCTATTCCAGGCGAAAGCAAATTTTCCCGAAGAATTCAAAAATGAAATGTTAGAATCCTATATCCAGCAATTTGAAAATCAAGAAATTAAGCTTCAACTAAACAAATCGGTAAAACCGCTTCAGCTGATGAGATTCTTACAGGTTTTGGGAGCTTATGGCTTCCGTGGATTAATTCAAAGAAAACAGCATTTTATCGCCAGCATTGGAAAAGGCATTGAAAACATTACTCAATTTGCCTTATCTTGGGACACCATGAAAGATTACCCAGAACTTGAAAAAATTATAAAACAATTGGGTTCTGAAGACACAAAATTAAAGATCAACAAGATAATAAGCAGCTGA
- the xrtF gene encoding exosortase family protein XrtF, whose product MLKDFKPVLGILLRFIIIYLVMLFAYQFYLNTFKESGLDPFSRMIAEQVRYIQNGLGYPTQLYNDIPKEQIWFYVKNDYPTRMVEGCNAVSVMILFVSFVFAFYKGGKTFIFVLISLALLYIMNLLRIVGLNIVMTDHKEYGTMSHDFIFPAVIYGSVVLLWLVWIKFFALKNESS is encoded by the coding sequence ATGTTAAAGGATTTCAAACCTGTTTTGGGGATTTTACTGCGCTTTATCATCATTTATTTGGTGATGCTTTTTGCGTATCAGTTTTATCTGAATACTTTTAAAGAAAGCGGTTTAGATCCTTTTTCCAGAATGATTGCAGAACAGGTCCGCTATATTCAAAACGGACTTGGCTATCCTACACAGCTTTATAACGACATTCCTAAGGAACAGATTTGGTTTTATGTAAAAAATGATTATCCTACAAGAATGGTGGAAGGCTGTAATGCTGTTTCAGTAATGATCTTGTTTGTATCTTTTGTTTTTGCCTTTTATAAGGGAGGCAAGACCTTTATTTTTGTACTTATTAGTCTTGCTTTACTCTACATTATGAATCTGCTTCGCATTGTAGGGCTGAATATTGTAATGACCGATCATAAAGAATATGGAACAATGTCTCACGATTTTATTTTTCCAGCGGTAATCTATGGAAGTGTAGTACTGCTGTGGCTTGTTTGGATTAAATTCTTTGCTTTAAAAAATGAAAGTTCTTAG
- a CDS encoding exosortase F system-associated protein — MKVLSLFFVIVGILGLIGVRALEGRIFYDPFLSYFHEANKGIPFPPFEWGKLIASHIFRFILNLFFSCLIIQFLFKNKQWTIQGGLLIVIIFAITFPIYLYCINDRFEIGYLFSFYMRRFVIQPLILLLVVPTFYYRKQMLQKR; from the coding sequence ATGAAAGTTCTTAGCTTGTTTTTTGTCATAGTGGGTATATTGGGGCTTATAGGTGTGAGAGCACTTGAAGGCCGTATTTTCTATGATCCTTTTCTCAGCTATTTCCATGAAGCTAATAAAGGGATTCCATTTCCTCCGTTTGAGTGGGGTAAATTAATTGCCAGCCATATTTTCAGATTTATCTTGAATCTATTTTTTTCCTGTTTGATCATTCAGTTTTTATTTAAGAATAAACAATGGACCATTCAAGGAGGCTTATTGATTGTAATTATTTTTGCCATCACTTTTCCAATTTATCTTTACTGTATCAATGACAGATTTGAAATTGGATATCTTTTCTCTTTTTATATGAGAAGATTCGTTATTCAGCCTTTGATTTTACTCTTGGTAGTTCCTACGTTTTATTATAGAAAACAAATGCTGCAAAAAAGATAA